From the genome of Nocardia sp. NBC_01503, one region includes:
- a CDS encoding MogA/MoaB family molybdenum cofactor biosynthesis protein, which translates to MSGAAAGVSGAGATVTTMEIDAAVAGRALVVVVDDRTAHGGVDSFGPLVTELLTEAGFLVDASVSVQADEVEIRNALNTAVIGGVDLVISVGGTGMSPRDVTPEATEEVLDRVLPGISEALRASGLASGSLDAGLSRGLAGVSGSTLVVNLPGSRAAIRDGMATLGPLASRVIDELSGLAE; encoded by the coding sequence ATGTCGGGCGCAGCCGCCGGAGTGTCGGGCGCAGGCGCTACGGTTACCACCATGGAAATCGATGCCGCTGTGGCGGGCCGTGCTCTTGTCGTGGTCGTCGACGACCGAACCGCCCATGGCGGAGTGGATTCCTTCGGGCCGCTGGTCACCGAACTACTCACCGAGGCCGGCTTCCTGGTCGACGCTTCGGTCTCGGTGCAGGCCGATGAGGTCGAGATCCGCAATGCGCTCAATACCGCCGTCATCGGCGGTGTCGATCTGGTGATCTCGGTCGGCGGCACCGGGATGTCCCCGCGTGATGTCACCCCGGAGGCCACCGAAGAGGTGCTCGATCGGGTGCTGCCCGGTATCAGCGAGGCGCTGCGCGCCTCCGGTCTGGCCTCGGGTTCGCTGGACGCGGGGCTGTCCCGCGGGCTGGCGGGTGTCTCCGGTTCGACCCTGGTGGTGAACCTGCCGGGTTCGCGGGCCGCGATCCGCGACGGTATGGCCACGCTCGGCCCGCTGGCCAGCCGGGTCATCGATGAATTGTCCGGCCTCGCTGAATGA
- a CDS encoding MspA family porin: protein MSENRTSGVRRAVRIAGIGAAASVALGLMSTGAANADTFVPLPDGQKVAPGGAVTITRTGEHALISPSLAANGAGRVVWVSGNAVADVAETPEGTVGPNNGAANLPGSNNSSTHGASRLTTGYIVGCQVDIASNAISAGVSGGINLSGGSLGGSVGLNLGPGEVKFVEIDAKDILKAGHYSVEYQDAQIQVNGCAGYAQARAYTVVEVIGDHYSKTTLYGQPFSLG from the coding sequence ATGAGCGAGAACCGCACCAGCGGTGTCCGTCGCGCCGTCCGCATTGCGGGCATCGGCGCTGCTGCCTCCGTGGCGCTCGGTCTGATGTCGACCGGCGCGGCCAATGCCGATACCTTCGTGCCGTTGCCGGACGGTCAGAAGGTGGCTCCGGGTGGAGCCGTCACCATCACCCGCACGGGTGAGCACGCCCTGATCTCGCCGTCGCTGGCCGCCAATGGCGCGGGCCGCGTGGTGTGGGTCTCGGGCAACGCGGTCGCCGATGTCGCCGAAACTCCGGAGGGCACGGTCGGGCCGAACAATGGCGCCGCCAATCTGCCGGGTTCGAACAACTCCTCGACCCACGGCGCCTCGCGCCTCACCACCGGCTACATCGTCGGTTGCCAGGTCGATATCGCGAGCAACGCGATCTCAGCCGGTGTCTCGGGTGGCATCAATCTCAGCGGTGGCAGCCTCGGTGGCTCGGTCGGTCTGAACCTCGGCCCGGGTGAGGTCAAGTTCGTCGAGATCGACGCCAAGGACATCCTGAAGGCGGGCCACTACTCGGTCGAGTACCAGGACGCGCAGATCCAGGTGAACGGCTGTGCCGGTTACGCCCAGGCGCGCGCGTACACCGTCGTCGAGGTCATCGGCGACCACTACTCCAAGACCACCCTCTACGGGCAGCCGTTCAGCCTCGGCTGA
- a CDS encoding MspA family porin, whose amino-acid sequence MNIRKSVARAAGIAAVATAALGLFSTGAANADTFVPLPGGELTKTLSDGTVVTVRMVGESANISPSMGATPVHRNAWVSGSAQVELSGANGAVGGKIFPGYVVGCQVDISGGGATGGAEGGANWDGSSPSAGATSGANLTLGPGQSRSFYVLDLEQADDFGSESHKVRNAFKGSNGSVTWADETIGLTGCGGYAQARSFVSVEVETDNVISWVTLWGQPFSLG is encoded by the coding sequence ATGAACATCCGCAAGTCTGTGGCACGGGCGGCCGGTATCGCCGCCGTCGCCACCGCCGCGCTCGGCCTGTTCTCCACCGGCGCCGCCAATGCCGACACCTTCGTTCCGCTGCCCGGTGGCGAACTCACCAAGACGCTGTCCGATGGCACTGTCGTGACCGTTCGCATGGTCGGTGAATCGGCCAATATCAGCCCGTCCATGGGCGCCACTCCGGTGCACCGCAATGCCTGGGTCTCGGGCAGCGCGCAGGTCGAGCTGTCGGGTGCCAACGGCGCCGTCGGCGGCAAGATCTTCCCCGGTTACGTGGTGGGTTGCCAGGTCGACATCTCCGGTGGCGGCGCCACCGGAGGTGCCGAAGGCGGCGCCAACTGGGATGGTTCGAGCCCGTCGGCCGGCGCCACCAGTGGTGCCAACCTGACCCTCGGCCCCGGCCAGTCGCGCTCGTTCTACGTGCTCGATCTCGAGCAGGCCGATGACTTCGGCAGCGAGTCGCACAAGGTTCGCAATGCGTTCAAGGGCTCGAACGGCTCGGTCACCTGGGCCGACGAGACCATCGGTCTGACCGGTTGCGGCGGTTACGCCCAGGCACGCTCCTTCGTGAGCGTCGAGGTCGAGACCGACAACGTGATCTCCTGGGTGACCCTCTGGGGTCAGCCCTTCAGCCTCGGCTGA
- a CDS encoding MspA family porin, producing the protein MSENRTHGLRRGARIAGIGAAAAVAIGLFSTGAANADTFVPLPDGQKAAPSGTVTITRTGEHAIISPSLAANGVGRVVWVTGNAVAEITETPEGEIGPNNGPANGDGSNNSSTHGASQLSTGYIVGCQVNIADNAITAGLSGGISLTDASLGGSIGINLGPGEVKFVQVDYKDVLKPGTYSVEYQDAQIQLQGCAGYAQARSYTTVEIIGNNYSKTTLYGQPFSIG; encoded by the coding sequence ATGAGCGAGAACCGCACCCACGGTCTGCGTCGTGGTGCCCGCATTGCGGGTATCGGCGCGGCCGCGGCCGTGGCCATCGGCCTTTTTTCGACTGGTGCTGCTAATGCCGATACCTTCGTACCGTTGCCGGACGGTCAGAAGGCTGCGCCCAGTGGGACTGTCACCATCACCCGTACGGGTGAGCACGCCATCATTTCGCCGTCGCTGGCTGCCAACGGTGTCGGTCGCGTTGTCTGGGTCACCGGCAACGCAGTCGCCGAAATCACCGAGACGCCCGAAGGCGAGATCGGTCCGAACAACGGTCCGGCCAATGGCGACGGGTCCAACAATTCCTCCACCCATGGCGCCTCTCAGTTGAGCACCGGTTACATCGTCGGCTGCCAGGTGAACATTGCCGACAATGCCATCACCGCAGGGCTTTCCGGCGGCATCAGCCTCACCGATGCCTCGCTCGGTGGCTCCATCGGCATCAATCTCGGCCCGGGCGAGGTCAAGTTCGTTCAGGTCGATTACAAGGATGTCCTGAAGCCGGGCACCTACTCGGTCGAGTACCAGGATGCTCAGATTCAACTCCAGGGTTGCGCGGGTTACGCCCAGGCGCGGTCGTACACCACCGTCGAGATCATCGGCAACAACTACTCCAAGACCACCCTGTACGGCCAGCCGTTCAGCATCGGCTGA
- a CDS encoding MspA family porin: MNIRKTVARVAGVGAVATAALGLFSTGAANADTFVGLPGGELTKTLSDGTVVTVKLVGESANINPSMGATPLHRNAWVSASAQVELSGNPDSGATGGSIYPGYVVGCQVNIAGGDTSAGATGGASWDSSGNVTPSAGATGGGNLNLGPGQAKSFYVLDLEQADDFGSESHKVRNKFKGDSGSVTWADETIGLNGCAGYAQARAFVSVEVETDNVITWVTLWGQPFSIG; this comes from the coding sequence ATGAACATCCGTAAGACTGTGGCGCGGGTGGCCGGTGTCGGCGCTGTCGCAACCGCCGCTCTTGGCCTGTTCTCCACCGGCGCTGCCAACGCCGATACGTTCGTCGGCCTGCCGGGCGGCGAACTCACCAAGACCCTGTCCGACGGCACCGTGGTGACGGTCAAGCTGGTCGGCGAATCCGCCAACATCAACCCCTCCATGGGTGCGACCCCGCTGCACCGCAATGCCTGGGTTTCGGCATCGGCGCAGGTCGAGCTGTCCGGCAATCCCGATTCGGGTGCCACCGGCGGCAGCATCTACCCGGGTTACGTGGTCGGCTGCCAGGTGAACATCGCCGGTGGTGACACCAGCGCCGGAGCAACCGGTGGCGCTTCCTGGGACAGCTCGGGCAATGTCACCCCGTCCGCCGGTGCCACCGGTGGCGGCAACCTGAATCTCGGTCCGGGCCAGGCGAAGTCGTTCTACGTGCTCGACCTGGAGCAGGCCGACGACTTCGGCTCCGAATCACACAAGGTCCGTAACAAGTTCAAGGGCGACAGCGGTTCGGTCACCTGGGCGGACGAGACCATCGGCCTGAACGGCTGCGCGGGCTACGCCCAGGCGCGTGCCTTCGTCAGCGTCGAGGTCGAGACCGACAATGTGATCACCTGGGTCACCCTGTGGGGCCAGCCGTTCTCGATCGGCTGA
- the mscL gene encoding large conductance mechanosensitive channel protein MscL, which translates to MLKGFKDFLLRGNVVDLAVAVVIGTAFVAVVTAFSNGVINPLLAVFGGTNELGLGFQLVADKPATFVAIGPIITAALDFLIIAALLYFILVLPATKAKARWGNVDASLTDNELLHQIRDLLAEGRNGSSGGRHEI; encoded by the coding sequence ATGCTCAAGGGTTTCAAGGATTTTCTGCTTCGCGGCAATGTGGTCGACCTGGCCGTCGCGGTCGTCATCGGTACCGCATTCGTCGCCGTTGTCACCGCGTTCAGCAATGGGGTCATCAATCCACTGCTCGCGGTGTTCGGCGGCACCAATGAACTCGGGCTCGGATTCCAATTGGTGGCGGACAAACCGGCGACCTTCGTCGCCATCGGACCCATCATCACCGCCGCGCTGGACTTCCTCATCATCGCGGCCCTGCTCTACTTCATCCTGGTGCTCCCGGCCACCAAGGCCAAGGCGCGCTGGGGCAATGTCGACGCCTCACTCACCGATAATGAACTGCTGCACCAGATTCGAGATCTGCTCGCCGAAGGGCGCAATGGCAGTTCCGGTGGCAGGCACGAGATATGA
- a CDS encoding SAF domain-containing protein: MIRSRTTGPEADLGRGSHSILTELRPHWADGVLLRRISAALLLVLAAILAVRGDPADRHTAVLVATRELPPGHILAADDLRIEPRESTALPEGAIREPGALRGATLTGAVAPGEILTELRVIGPRLAAVAAHSSDARIVPIRLADNAVADILRAGDRVDVVAGEESGGGGRPARLLAADAAVILAPGADGTRAKDDRIVLVALDSRRATAVAAASLRTALTVVFH, encoded by the coding sequence ATGATCCGTTCGCGCACAACCGGCCCAGAGGCCGATCTCGGCCGCGGTTCCCACTCGATACTCACCGAACTGCGCCCGCACTGGGCCGATGGCGTACTGCTGCGGCGTATTTCGGCCGCACTCCTACTGGTCCTGGCAGCGATACTCGCGGTGCGCGGCGATCCCGCCGATCGGCATACCGCGGTGCTGGTCGCGACTCGCGAACTGCCACCGGGTCATATCCTCGCCGCGGACGATCTGCGCATCGAACCCCGCGAGAGCACCGCACTGCCCGAAGGCGCGATTCGCGAACCCGGCGCACTGCGCGGGGCCACCCTCACCGGCGCGGTCGCCCCGGGCGAGATCCTCACCGAACTGCGCGTCATCGGCCCCCGGCTGGCCGCCGTCGCCGCACACTCCTCCGATGCCCGCATAGTTCCGATTCGCCTGGCGGACAATGCCGTTGCCGATATCCTGCGCGCCGGTGACCGGGTGGACGTGGTCGCGGGCGAGGAGTCCGGCGGCGGTGGCCGACCCGCCCGGCTACTCGCCGCCGACGCGGCCGTCATCCTCGCCCCCGGCGCGGACGGCACCCGCGCCAAGGACGATCGAATCGTCCTGGTGGCCCTGGACTCCCGGCGCGCCACCGCGGTGGCCGCGGCCTCGCTGCGCACGGCGCTCACCGTCGTGTTCCACTGA
- a CDS encoding FmdB family zinc ribbon protein — MPTYSYACTECDNKFDIVQSFSDDALTVCDRCNGKLRKLFNSVGIVFKGSGFYRTDSRNGSTSSEPAKSAASSDGGSGSNGSGSTTPSAPSTPSTGTSSSTASSSNSTSAA; from the coding sequence ATGCCTACTTACTCGTACGCCTGCACCGAGTGCGACAACAAGTTCGACATCGTGCAGTCCTTCTCCGATGACGCACTGACCGTGTGCGATCGGTGCAATGGAAAGCTGCGCAAGCTCTTCAACTCGGTCGGCATCGTCTTCAAGGGCAGCGGCTTCTACCGCACCGACAGCCGCAACGGCTCCACCTCCAGCGAGCCCGCCAAGTCGGCCGCCAGCTCGGACGGCGGCTCCGGCTCGAACGGGTCCGGCTCGACCACCCCGAGCGCACCCTCGACCCCGAGCACGGGTACCTCCTCGAGCACCGCGAGCAGCTCGAACAGCACCTCCGCCGCCTGA
- a CDS encoding 5-formyltetrahydrofolate cyclo-ligase, whose translation MWDKAAWRAEILARRKALAPETREHEADALIRQIGVLPWRFPAPPVRGAAPGVAETMWVCAYVPVGGEPGSIAMLDALRARGARVLLPVTGEPGPLEWAEYRGPERLRRGRFGLREPDGEPIADALGLAEVILIPALAVDRRGTRLGRGAGYYDRSLGTSRADARLVAVVRDDEVVDNLPAESHDHRMGWALTPFGGLLELGE comes from the coding sequence ATGTGGGATAAAGCAGCGTGGCGCGCGGAGATCCTGGCGCGGCGCAAAGCGCTGGCACCGGAAACCAGGGAGCACGAAGCCGACGCGCTCATCCGGCAGATCGGGGTACTGCCCTGGCGCTTCCCCGCCCCGCCCGTCCGGGGCGCGGCGCCGGGCGTGGCGGAGACGATGTGGGTGTGCGCGTACGTCCCCGTCGGCGGTGAACCCGGATCGATCGCCATGCTCGACGCACTGCGGGCACGGGGTGCACGGGTGCTGTTGCCGGTGACCGGGGAACCGGGTCCGTTGGAGTGGGCCGAATACCGGGGGCCGGAGCGCTTGCGGCGCGGGCGATTCGGGCTGCGCGAACCGGATGGCGAACCGATCGCCGATGCGCTGGGACTGGCCGAGGTGATTCTCATTCCGGCGCTCGCGGTGGATCGGCGCGGGACTCGATTGGGTCGCGGCGCGGGTTATTACGATCGCAGTCTGGGCACAAGTCGCGCCGATGCCCGATTGGTCGCGGTGGTGCGCGACGATGAGGTTGTCGACAATTTGCCGGCGGAGTCGCACGACCATCGAATGGGATGGGCGCTGACCCCGTTCGGCGGACTGTTGGAGCTGGGCGAATGA
- a CDS encoding UTP--glucose-1-phosphate uridylyltransferase gives MTANGGGAESCFRTAVVPAAGLGTRFLPATKTVPKELLPVVDTPGIELVAAEAADSGASRLVIVTSPGKDGVVAHFVEDLVLESTLEERGKHHLLAKVRKAPALLDVTSVVQEEPLGLGHAVAQAESVLDDDEDAIAVLLPDDLVLPSGVLCAMARVRETYGGSVLCAIDVPVEEVSAYGVFDVEPLPGASADVLKVNGMVEKPPRDQAPSTFAAAGRYLLDRDIFDALRRITPGAGGELQLTDAIALLISEGHPVHVVVHRGSRHDLGNPGGYLRAAVDFALEREEYGPALREWLEQRLGPGWLGDRTEPQLTSRE, from the coding sequence ATGACAGCTAATGGCGGCGGAGCCGAGTCGTGCTTCCGCACCGCGGTGGTGCCCGCGGCGGGGCTCGGCACGAGGTTCCTGCCCGCGACCAAGACGGTGCCCAAGGAGCTGCTGCCGGTGGTCGACACCCCGGGCATCGAATTGGTCGCCGCCGAGGCGGCGGATTCCGGCGCCAGTCGGCTGGTGATCGTGACCTCGCCCGGAAAAGACGGCGTGGTAGCGCATTTCGTCGAGGATCTGGTGCTGGAGAGCACCCTCGAGGAGCGCGGTAAGCATCATCTGCTGGCCAAGGTGCGCAAGGCCCCGGCACTGCTCGATGTCACCTCGGTGGTGCAGGAGGAGCCGCTCGGCCTGGGACATGCGGTGGCACAGGCGGAATCGGTGCTCGACGATGACGAGGACGCCATCGCGGTACTGCTCCCCGATGATCTGGTGCTGCCCAGCGGCGTGCTCTGCGCCATGGCGCGGGTGCGCGAGACCTACGGCGGTTCGGTGCTCTGCGCCATCGATGTGCCCGTGGAAGAGGTCAGCGCGTACGGCGTCTTCGATGTGGAGCCGCTGCCCGGTGCCAGCGCGGATGTGCTCAAAGTGAATGGCATGGTGGAGAAGCCGCCGCGGGATCAGGCCCCCTCCACTTTCGCGGCCGCGGGCCGATATCTGTTGGACCGCGACATCTTCGACGCGCTGCGCCGGATCACCCCGGGCGCGGGTGGCGAGTTGCAGTTGACCGATGCCATCGCGCTGCTCATCTCCGAGGGTCATCCCGTTCACGTTGTGGTGCACCGTGGGTCGCGACACGATCTGGGCAACCCGGGCGGCTATCTTCGTGCTGCGGTCGATTTCGCTTTGGAACGTGAGGAATACGGTCCCGCGCTGCGCGAGTGGCTCGAGCAGCGTCTCGGACCGGGCTGGCTGGGTGATCGCACCGAGCCGCAGCTCACCTCGCGCGAGTGA
- the glp gene encoding molybdotransferase-like divisome protein Glp, with the protein MRSVEDQQIKVTAAAVAPRPVRVAISEAQGLLCAEDVVTERPLPGFDQAAIDGYAVRSVDVSGAGADIRGEDGEPVELSLPVVGEVAAGSRQPIRLQPRQTVRVDTGAPLPTLADAVLPLDFTDGGRARVKVYEPVRSGDYVRRIGDDVQPGDLAVRAGTIIGPAQVGLLAAVGRDKVLVHPRPRLSVLSVGGELVDIDRTPGPGQVYDVNSYALAAAARDAGADVNRVGIVSADPKRLRDVVEGQLVRSEVVVIAGAVGGWASEQIREALEGLGELEITRVAMHPGSVQGFGLLGRDEVPTFLLPSNPVGALVVFEVMVRPLIRIALGRRHPMRRVVRARTILPIASIPGRRGYLRAQLMRDEQTGDYLVQPLGGPNGASSHLLATMAEANSLIVIDPDVTEVRTGDEVRVAFLAQRG; encoded by the coding sequence ATGCGCTCGGTTGAGGATCAGCAGATCAAGGTGACCGCGGCGGCTGTCGCGCCGCGGCCCGTTCGGGTCGCCATCTCCGAGGCCCAGGGACTGCTGTGCGCCGAGGATGTCGTCACCGAGCGGCCGCTGCCGGGCTTCGATCAGGCCGCTATCGACGGTTATGCCGTGCGCAGTGTGGATGTCTCCGGTGCGGGCGCGGATATTCGCGGTGAGGACGGCGAACCCGTCGAGCTGTCACTGCCGGTGGTGGGTGAGGTGGCGGCCGGTTCCCGGCAGCCGATTCGCCTGCAACCGCGTCAGACCGTGCGGGTGGATACCGGCGCACCGCTGCCGACCCTCGCGGATGCCGTTCTGCCGCTTGACTTCACCGATGGCGGCCGGGCCCGGGTGAAGGTGTACGAGCCGGTGCGCTCGGGCGATTACGTCCGCCGCATCGGCGATGATGTGCAGCCGGGCGATCTGGCCGTGCGCGCCGGGACGATCATCGGTCCCGCGCAGGTGGGTCTGCTGGCGGCGGTGGGCCGGGACAAGGTGCTGGTGCATCCGCGCCCCCGGCTGTCGGTGCTCTCGGTCGGCGGCGAACTGGTCGATATCGATCGCACCCCCGGGCCGGGTCAGGTCTACGACGTGAACTCGTACGCGCTGGCGGCCGCCGCACGCGATGCGGGCGCGGACGTGAACCGGGTCGGCATTGTCAGCGCCGATCCCAAACGCCTGCGAGATGTGGTGGAGGGCCAGCTGGTTCGCTCCGAGGTCGTGGTGATCGCGGGCGCGGTGGGCGGCTGGGCCTCGGAACAGATCCGCGAGGCCCTCGAGGGTCTCGGCGAGTTGGAGATCACCCGGGTCGCCATGCATCCGGGTTCGGTGCAGGGTTTCGGCCTGCTCGGCCGCGATGAGGTGCCGACCTTCCTGCTGCCGTCGAATCCGGTTGGCGCGCTGGTGGTTTTCGAGGTGATGGTGCGGCCGCTGATCCGAATCGCCCTGGGCCGCCGCCATCCCATGCGGCGGGTGGTGCGGGCGCGCACGATTCTGCCGATCGCCTCCATTCCGGGGCGGCGGGGTTATCTGCGCGCGCAGCTCATGCGTGATGAGCAGACCGGTGACTACCTGGTGCAGCCGTTGGGCGGGCCGAATGGCGCGTCCTCACATCTGCTGGCCACCATGGCCGAGGCGAACAGCCTGATTGTGATCGATCCGGATGTCACCGAGGTTCGTACCGGTGACGAGGTTCGGGTCGCCTTCCTCGCACAGCGAGGGTGA
- a CDS encoding GNAT family N-acetyltransferase — MNVFRVAQHPGWPAHLGPVRVAAGQVTLRPIRLRDASAWSRIRTRDRENLEKWEPTGRGSWEARNHAGNWPSLWSSLKAEARRGAMIPLVIEVDGAFSGQITIGNIVRGALRSAWIGYWVSKEVGGQGVATAALALGLDHCFGEVGLHRVEATVRPENLASQAVLRNVGFREEGLLRRYLDVDGAWRDHLLVGMTVEEVSGTVVDKLIRSGRAARA, encoded by the coding sequence ATGAACGTCTTCCGGGTCGCCCAGCATCCGGGCTGGCCCGCGCATCTGGGGCCGGTGCGAGTGGCGGCCGGACAGGTTACGTTGCGGCCCATCCGGTTACGCGACGCGTCGGCGTGGAGTCGGATCCGCACCCGCGATCGGGAGAATCTGGAGAAGTGGGAGCCGACCGGGCGGGGTTCCTGGGAGGCGCGCAATCACGCCGGGAATTGGCCGTCGCTGTGGTCCTCGCTGAAGGCCGAAGCCCGTCGGGGCGCGATGATTCCGCTGGTGATCGAGGTCGACGGCGCGTTCAGCGGGCAGATCACCATCGGCAATATCGTGCGCGGGGCACTGCGTTCGGCGTGGATCGGTTACTGGGTCTCCAAGGAGGTCGGCGGTCAGGGGGTGGCGACCGCGGCGCTGGCGCTGGGCCTGGATCACTGCTTCGGCGAGGTGGGATTGCATCGGGTGGAGGCCACGGTGCGGCCGGAGAATCTCGCCAGTCAAGCGGTGCTGCGCAATGTCGGTTTCCGGGAGGAGGGGCTGCTGCGGCGCTATCTGGATGTGGACGGCGCGTGGCGTGATCATCTGCTGGTGGGTATGACGGTCGAGGAGGTCTCGGGGACCGTGGTGGACAAGCTGATTCGCTCGGGACGCGCCGCGCGGGCCTGA
- the sepX gene encoding divisome protein SepX/GlpR — protein MPNSILWIGLVVLWVFVLFPMLAGRHPRIRQHTDAALNTRVLHRGDIERRTRKGPATGHDTDPDYVPVRRKHHHDDPEDRMTRSDDSARAESDDEDFDTDRERDTESADSARGEAAVAEQVAAEQVDGDEAVDEAQVEAETVASESESGTVESEIDEHTEHQTADAPDADEPSIRNCSRGDAPQRTRVPALRDEDESDMDDPDFVPSRRGRGGYDPEADAIARAARYTFRQRAVLGLVLGTLIFAGGALAISAAMWWLAALSGTALVGYLAYLRRQVQLEEDIRRRRTARLSRSRREEAEAAAAAEPEQTRPDREETRTQLRRAVLVEPDDEDPHFEHLELFDAATARAARERAAGRVRHAVGE, from the coding sequence ATGCCGAATTCGATCTTGTGGATCGGACTGGTCGTGCTCTGGGTCTTCGTGCTGTTCCCCATGCTCGCGGGTCGTCACCCCCGCATTCGCCAGCACACCGATGCCGCCCTGAACACCCGGGTGTTGCATCGCGGGGATATCGAGCGACGCACCAGAAAAGGTCCGGCCACCGGACACGACACCGACCCGGACTACGTGCCGGTTCGCAGGAAGCACCACCACGATGATCCGGAGGATCGGATGACCAGATCGGACGACAGCGCTCGAGCTGAATCGGACGACGAGGATTTCGACACCGACCGCGAACGCGATACGGAGAGCGCGGATTCCGCGCGGGGGGAAGCGGCGGTAGCCGAGCAGGTCGCGGCCGAGCAGGTGGACGGCGACGAGGCGGTGGACGAGGCACAGGTGGAGGCCGAGACCGTCGCGAGTGAATCCGAGTCCGGGACAGTGGAATCCGAGATCGACGAGCATACCGAGCACCAGACCGCCGATGCGCCGGACGCCGATGAGCCATCGATCCGCAACTGCTCGCGCGGCGACGCGCCACAGCGCACCCGGGTACCGGCGCTGCGCGATGAGGACGAATCCGATATGGACGACCCGGATTTCGTGCCCTCCCGGCGCGGTCGCGGTGGCTACGACCCCGAAGCCGATGCCATCGCGCGGGCAGCCCGCTACACCTTCCGGCAGCGCGCCGTACTCGGCCTGGTACTCGGCACATTGATCTTCGCCGGTGGCGCACTGGCGATTTCGGCCGCCATGTGGTGGCTGGCCGCCCTCTCGGGAACGGCGCTGGTCGGCTATCTGGCCTACCTACGCCGTCAGGTGCAGTTGGAGGAGGATATCCGCCGCCGCCGCACCGCCCGGCTCTCCCGATCGCGCCGCGAGGAGGCGGAGGCGGCCGCGGCTGCCGAGCCCGAGCAGACCCGCCCGGATCGCGAGGAGACCCGCACCCAGCTGCGCCGTGCGGTACTCGTCGAACCCGATGACGAGGACCCGCACTTCGAACATCTCGAATTGTTCGATGCCGCGACCGCCCGCGCCGCCCGGGAACGGGCCGCCGGACGGGTTCGCCACGCGGTGGGCGAATAG
- a CDS encoding ParA family protein: protein MTDSIALPELPEPLVVTLGNLKGGVGKTTSAFFLAAYFATVHRLRVLVIDADPLSQTGYSWYRRLRKENIEVPFELIAFPSRHVNDCITDNAGKYEVIIVDAGGESADIFKAAVPESDELILVTSVSPSEVKRVPSTYRAAEEAATESAKQIRVRVLMTKVPVTMKNGVNVSTEYRSQRGNLEDAGYDVFESYVSAWKWYREAADGEVGDGAENPIADLGEYHQVGEELLRPYLESLTNPEALEVPA from the coding sequence ATGACCGATTCCATTGCGCTACCCGAACTTCCCGAACCTTTGGTGGTCACCCTGGGGAATTTGAAAGGCGGCGTGGGCAAGACGACGTCGGCCTTCTTCCTCGCCGCCTACTTCGCCACCGTGCATCGACTCCGGGTACTCGTCATCGACGCCGACCCGCTGAGCCAGACCGGATACTCCTGGTACCGGCGACTGCGCAAGGAGAACATCGAGGTCCCCTTCGAACTCATCGCATTCCCCTCACGGCACGTCAATGACTGCATTACCGACAATGCCGGGAAATACGAGGTGATCATTGTCGACGCCGGTGGCGAATCCGCCGACATCTTCAAGGCCGCCGTCCCCGAGAGCGACGAATTGATCCTGGTGACCAGCGTCAGCCCCTCGGAGGTGAAGCGCGTCCCCAGTACCTACCGCGCCGCCGAGGAGGCCGCCACCGAGAGCGCCAAACAGATACGCGTGCGCGTCCTCATGACCAAGGTCCCCGTCACCATGAAGAACGGGGTCAATGTCTCCACCGAATACCGTTCGCAGCGCGGCAATCTCGAAGACGCCGGATACGACGTATTCGAATCCTATGTGAGCGCCTGGAAGTGGTACCGCGAAGCCGCCGACGGCGAGGTCGGCGACGGTGCGGAGAACCCCATCGCGGATCTCGGCGAGTACCACCAGGTCGGCGAGGAACTCCTGCGCCCGTACCTCGAATCCCTCACCAACCCCGAAGCACTGGAGGTACCGGCCTGA